The DNA sequence ATTGAGAATGTTGGTGTTGAACTGAATGAATCTGAATTTATATGTCAATTATCAACTTGGGGCAAAACTCTTGAATCTAATTCAGCTTTTCTAAATGTAACTGCGAAGGATTTACGAGTTTCTAGTAATCTGCAAGTCTTGTATAGTTTTAGTGAGAGCTCTGGAAAAATTATACACGATAATCTTGAGGTTACAAACCCATTGGATTTGTCAATTAATTCAACTTCAAATTATGAATGGTTCTATAATTCTTTGAAAATTTCAAATAGTTCTCATATTCAATCAATAGATAAACCAAGTAAATTATTTAATTCAATAATTTCCACTAATGAATTAACGGTTGAATTGTGGATTAAACCACAAAGTGCTATTCAAAATGGGCCTGCGCGAATTATTACATACTCACCAAGCAGATTTGAGAGAAATTTCGGCTTGTTACAAAATGGCGATAGATATGAGTTTAGACTAAGAACTACTGCTACAGATAACAACGGAATTCCTTCGATAATCACAGATGCCGGGAAAGTAACTGAAAATTTGACACATATTGTTTATACACTTTCAAGCGAAGATACGGCAAAATTATACTTAAATGGTGTTCTTGAAAAAACAATGCATCTAAATGGTACATTTGATAACTGGGATGCAAACTATTCTTTTGGTATTGCTAATGAGTTTAATGATGATAAACCATGGTTTGGAACTTATTATTTAACAGCAATTTATGATAGATCTTTAACAAATGATGAAATTTTACACAATTATTCAATAGGTGTTTCAAATTTTACAGATATGGAACCACCCCAAAATCTAAATATTCAATTAACTGATGAAAATGAAATCGAATTAACTTGGGAAGATACTTCACTTGATGAATTAGGATTTGTAATACTTAGAAAGGATTATAATCAGTTGTCTTTTGAATTAATAGATTCCATTTCTTCGAATTCATCAACCTATATTGACAATACTGCTGTAGAAGGAATAAAGTATGAATATTGTATTGTCTCATATAATAGTTTTGGAATTAGCGAATCATCAAACATTGTAAATATTTATAAACCATTGCCTAATCCAATAAATTTGAGCGGTACTAATAATCTAAATGGACAAGTAGAATTAACATGGGAAGACAAATCAAGTTCTGAAATAGGATTTATAATAGAAACTAAACCTGCTATTCAAGATTCTATATATAAAATAATAGGTACTGTTAATGCTAATGAAGTAATTTTTACTGACACAACTAATAAATTTTATTCTCCATATGTGTATAGGGTATATGCGTTTACAACAGATACGAATTCACTTTTTAGTAATGAATTTATCATTAATGTTGTTGATATAAAAGATGAAAATCTTTATGAGAATAATGAATTTGAATTATATCAAAATTATCCTAACCCATTTAATCCCACTACAAATATTGTATATAGTATTTCCGAAGATTCAAAAGTATCATTAACTATTTATAATGTTTTGGGACAAGAACTTAAAAAACTTGTTGATCAAGTTCAGTCAACAGGTAAATATCAAATTATTTTCGATGCCAAAGATCTACCGACAGGTATTTATTACTATTTAATTACGGCCACATCGATTTCAACTGGCAAGGTATTTGATAATTGTAAGAAGTTGACATTTATTAAATAGTGTAATTTCTAAATAAAGTTAAAATTTACTAAAAAATTAACGATAATAGGGTACTACTATGTATTATTATGAGAATTGTTATATTTTTCATATCAGTTTATTTCATTATATAAGTAAATGAAAATTTAAATTTATATATTTCAATTAAATAGGAGAGAGTTAATGAAAAAGGTATCCGTTTTTTTACTTTTTTTAATGTTAGTTTTTGCATCAAATACAATTTTTTCGCAAATTCCCGTTGTTTCATCACCAGATAATCAGCAAGTTTTAGAAGGAGAAGTTGCTACTTTTTCAGTAACTTTGATCGGAGGGCTTCAACCGGTCACATATCAGTGGCAGGCAACTTTTGATCAAAATGCATCGAATTTTGCAAATATTCCTGGTGCAATGAGTTCATCTTATTCTACGTCGCCAACAACCTTATCAATGGATGGAGGCTGGTATAGATGTGCTGTAACTAATGATTCGGGAACAACATATTCAAATTATGCAGTTCTTTCGGTTGAACCAATTGTTAGTCCAACAATTACAAGTCACCCATCAAATCAAAATATAAATATTGGTGAAGCAGCTACTTTCTCAGTTAGCGCGACAGGCACACTTCCATTACAATATCAGTGGTATGCAAATTCAATTTTAATTCCCGGCGCAACTTTATCTACATATACAACAGATATAATAAATGATATAGAATTTGATGGAACGACAATTTACTGTATTGTAACAAATATTGGTGGTTCAAAACAGAGTAATGCTGCAACTTTAAATGTTTCATACGAAAACGCTAGAATTACTGATGGCTTGCAAGTTTTATATAATTTTAAAGAAGGTTCAGGTGATATTGTCTATGATGAATCTGGAGTCGGAACTCCTCTAAATCTAACAATTAGCAATCCCACAAAAGTTATTTGGACAAATAAGGGACTGAATGTCTATACTGAAAATAGAATTAAATCTACATCTGTAGCTTCAAAAATAATTAATTCTTGTGTTACCTCGAATGAAATGACATTTGAAGCTTGGTTTATACCAACTGATATGGTTCAGAGAAGTGTTTATGCAAGAATAATGACAATGACAAATACAAGTAAATCAACTTCTAATATTAAATTGGATCAGTTAGGTACAAATTATAATTTTCACGTTAGGACCGTATCAACTGGCCTAAATGGTGATGAATTCACCAACATAAACAATGCTCAAAAATTAATACACTATGTAGCAACAAAAAATGCCGCAGGAAATGTTAGAATATATCTAAATGGAACAAAAGTTGTTGATGAATTGCTTTCTGGAAATTTTTCGAATTGGGATCCAGGGTATTATCTCTATTTAGGTAGTGATGCAGAAAATAATGTTTTTTGGCAAGGAACTTTTTATTTAACAGCTATATATAGTCGTTCTTTAAGCGAATCTGAAATCAACCAAAACTACTTTTTTGGAGTTGAAAGTGATATTTTTCCTTTAATTACTGCGCAGCCTACAGATGTTCTTTTAAAACCAACAGGTCAAACAGCAACATTTTCAGTTACCGCAATAGGTAACGCTCCAATATCTTATCAATGGTATAGAAATAATGGCTTAATATCAGGAGCAACTAGCTCAACTTATACAACTCCTATTTTAACTCTCGGTTATAATAATAATACCTATAAGTGTATAATCTCAAGCCCTGATGGCTCAATAGAAAGTAATTCAGCACTTTTAACTATTACCGAACCTGATGTTAGAATAACACAGGATATTATTGCACAATATACTTTTACAGAGGGTTCTGGCTCAATAATAAATGATGTTTCGGGAGTAGGCGAGCCGATTGATTTAGTAATTAATACTCCAGAAGCTATTAATTGGATACAAAATGGATTAGAAATAAATTCAGAAGCGAATATCTTTTCTACAAGTGCAGCATCAAAAATTTATGAAATGTGTACTTCCACAAATCAGTTAACAATTGAAACATGGATAAAACCGGCTAATAAAACTCAGAATTATCCTTCAAGAATTGTTACATATTCACAAGATGGTTTAGCACGTAACGTTTCACTTTCTCAAGAAGCTGATCAGTATTCTGGAAGATTAAGAACTTCAGTAACTACGACCAACGCATCACCTTATGTTGTGTCATTAAATTCACCAGTTGAAGAAAAACCACAACATGTTGTTTATGTATTTAGAGAAGATGGAGTAGCCATTATATTTGTTAATGGAGTCGAAAAAGTTAGAAAAACAATTGGTGGTGATTTTTCTACATGGACTGACTCTTATAGACTTGGAATAGCAAATGAAGTAATAGATTCAAGACCTTGGTTAGGTACTTTTAATTATTTAGCCATATTCAATAGAAGATTAACATCAGAGGAAGTTTTACACAATTATGAAATAGGACCTTATGGAGTTGAAGTAGGGGTAAATGCTCCATCTGATTTAGTATCTTCCGCAAACGAAGTTGGTAAAATTTCTTTAAGTTGGACAGACAACGCGACAAATGAAGATAGTTATATTATTGAAAGAAGTGAAGTAGTTCCTCAAGTTTGGTCAGACATTGATACATTATCATCAAATACTGTAAATTTTATTGATTCAAATATTTTAGAAGGAAGAAACTATACATATCGTGTTAAAGTTACTAATTCATTTTTAGATATAGATACAATATACAGTAATGAAACTACAGTTATTTCTTTAATTAAAAATCCAGCTGGATTAGTTGGAAAAGCAGATCAATTGGGTCAAATTAATTTAAGTTGGACTGATAATTCGAATGGTGAAAATGGTTTTAATATTGAGCGAACTTTAGGTGAAGTTGAACCATTTGTTTATACTGTTGTTGGCTCTGTTGGACCAAATATTACGACCTATGATGATTTTGGGATTGAAGAAGGCGTTATATATGCTTATAGGATAAACGCATTTACTGAATTTATCTCATCAAATAATAGTAATGTTATGAGTTTAAGAAGTAAAGCCTCATTTATTAATGCTCCAACTGATTTAGCAATAGAACTTGATCCTATTTACGGACAACCGGTTTTAAATTGGACTGATAATGCATTTAATGAAAATGGATTTATAATTGAAAGAAGATTAGTGACAATAGGTTCAATATTTTCTGTAATTGATTCTGTTGGAGCTGACATTACAACTTATACCGATCTTACTGTTACAGATAGTACATCATACATATATAGGGTTTTTGCTTTCAATGATGAATATATTTCAGATAAAAGTTCGGAAATTTATATTGATGTTTTGGTAGGTGTGGAAGAAGAAAATATTCCCAATGAATTTGGATTATTACAGAATTATCCAAATCCATTTAATCCATCAACTACCTTTGCTTTTAATCTTCCCAAAGAATCTAATGTTATTTTGACAATTTATAATCTAATAGGTCAAAAAATACAAGTTGTTACAGAAAATAATTATTCAGCTGGAAGACATGAAATTTTGTTTGATGCAAGCAATCTAACATCTGGAATATATTTGTATTCGATAAAAGCAATTTCAAATACAGGTGAGAAATTCATTCAAACTAAGAAATTTATATTACTTAAATAATTTTAATTGTTATTTACTCTAATAAGAATCCGGTGAAAAACCGGATTCTTATTATTTGAAAGGGAGAATATGCTTAAAAAAGTTAAAACGTTTTTTATAGGTTCATTGATTATTCAATTATTGTCATGTAATTCTGATATTACTAACTTAAAAAGAACTCCTTATAAAGAAGAAATAAATGCAAAATTAAGCAGAGGTCTTGTTTGTTTTGCTCAAAATAGTTTAGTTAATACATTAAGTTGGAGAAAGTTACCAAGTGATAAAGCAGATCAGATATATTTTGTTTGGAAAAAAAAATCAGATTCGGATCTTATTCCCCAAAACATAGCAAAAATTAATTCAACTTTCTTTATTGATAGTTCTTATACTATGGATAGTGTATTTTATGGAATTTCAACGTCGATAAGCGAACAACCATCTCAATTTGAAAAAGTAAATATTAGAGATACCAATAATTACGATGCTTTAGTATTCAACCTTGGTATTGATTACAAACAAGCACATGTTGTAACCGGAGATTTAACTGGTGATGGGGAATTAGAACTTTTAATTGATTATTCTAAAATGCAGGCTGTAGATCCGTTTGAAAAAGCTTGGCAGAAATCTACAGATTCTTACCATTTAGCGGCTTTTAAGAAAAACGGCGAAAAATTGTGGGAAAAAGATTTAGGGTTTGGTATTGAAGCCGGAAAGAATTATTCACCAATAATTGTTTGGGATTTAGATGGAGATAGTAAAAGTGAAGTAATTCTTAAGACTAACAAATCAGTTAATCCAAAAGATTATAGTAAAGAATATTTAACAATACTCAACGGTGAAAATGGTAAAATAATTAGAGAAACAAGATGGCCAAATCCGGCATCAAATAATTATAACAGTAATAGTAGAAATTACTTGGCGATTGCTCACATAGATGGTATTAATCCATCAATAATTGTTGGCAGAGGATTATATTTTACTCAGATAGTTTGTGAATATGACAGATTTTTAAATAAAAAGTGGGAAAGAATTTTAGGTAAGGATATTCCGCCAAAATTTGAAAATAAATATTTACAAAAAATGTGGAAGTTGTTTTTTAATGATGAATCAAGAGCATCTCATAGCTTACCAATAGCAGATGTTGATCAAAATGGAACAGAAGAAATTTTTTGGGGTGAGCATGTTATTACAAAAGATGGGGAAGATTTGTGGAAAGTTGATGAAAAATCACCTTATTCCGGCCATTTAGATATTGTTTATCCAGCAGATTTAATAAAAGAAATTCCCGGTCTTGAAACTTACTATTGTAGAGAAGGATGGGGCGGAAAAATGGATAATATAGGAATGCACCTAGTTGATAAAAATGGTAAGATGATTTGGGCAAATTGGGGTTTTACTCATATTGATGGTGGTTGGGCAGCAAAAGTAATTCCTAATTCAACAGAAGTACAATTTTTTGCTTATGACGTTCAACAGAAAAACTGGAAACCCGGTGAACACTCCTTCCAAGATCCAAATCAAATTTTATTTGATATAAGCGGGAAAAAGATATCAAATCATGATTCTTCATGGATTGGAAGTTTTACAGTTGATTGGGAAGGTGATGGTATAAAAGAAATTTGCACAAAAGATGGTGAATTAAAAAGATATAATAACGAAGTAATAATATCTCTTAAAAAGGGAATTATGTGGGCTGGCGATTTGTGGGGAGATCATAGAGAAGAAATTGTTTATGCACCGCAAGATAAAAGAATATATATAATCTTTAATACTTCTAAATTAGTTAATAAATCTGAACTAACTAAATTAGTTGATAGACAGTATAAAAATGACTTATCAAGAACATCGATGGCATTTAATGTTATTCCAACTCAATGCGGGTATGTTCCTACAAAGACAAATACAAATAAATAGAGTTAAAACGTATGAATACCATGGTGGAAATTTTTAATAATATCAGTAAAAAAATACAGAACAATATTAGTTTGTATTTAAGCTCAAAGAATGCAGGAAAGATTTCCTGGTTTTTGATATTTCTTGGGGTTGTATTTAGATTATCTCAATTTTTGTTTAATCGTTCGCTTTGGCCTGATGAGTCTTCTTTAGCATTAAATATTGTTGAAAGAAACTATTTAGAATTTTTAAAACCTCTTGATTATCATCAAGGTGCACCGTTTGGTTTTTTAATTATTGTTAAATTTTTCATCAATACATTTGGTAACACAGATTTAATTTTAAGATTATTCCCCTTTATTACTTCAATAGTAGGACTCTTATTATTTTATAAAGTTGCAAAATACAACTTAACAAGCAGAGCAACCATAATCGCACTTGGATTGTTTACTTTTTCTGATCCACTAATATATTATGCATCAGAAATTAAACAATATTCAAATGATGTTACTGCAATGTTATTAATTTTATTGGCGGCTTACAAAGTAATTGAGAACAATAAATTAGGAAATTATATTGTTTTTGCATTTACCGGAGCTATTCTTTTATGGTTTTCGCATCCAACAATGTTTATGCTTGCTGGTACTGGTATTGCATTAGGTATTTTTTATTTAGTTAATGGAGAAAAAAAATCTTTAAAAACTTTAGTATTTACAATAGGTTTTTGGTTGTTAAGTTTTGCATTTTTTTACTTGGTTTCTCTTAAATACCTTGCTCACGATACATACATGGAAGGATTTTGGCAATTGTCTTTTTTTCCAAGAAATCCATTTTCTAATAAAATTGATTTTATTAGTTGGTATTTAGAAAGACCATTTAAAATATTTGAACATCCTGTTGGTCTATATTTCACTGGCTTAGGGGTAATAACTTTCATTTTAGGTTCGCTAGAATTCTATAAAACAAGGAAATTAAAATTCTTTGTCATTATTTTACCTTTGATAGTTACTATTGCAGTATCATTTATGCGAAAATATCCCTTTAATCACAGACTAATTTTGTTTTTAGTTCCAATATTCTTAATGATGATTGCAAATGGAGTTTCACTTTTATTTAATAAAAAATATATTAGTTCAAAAAAATTTGGCATATTAGTTTTAATTCTTCTTTTTCTTCATCCAGTTACAAACAGTTTTAGAAAACTAAATACACCAAGAACAAGAGATGAAATAAAACTTGCAATCGAATTTATAAAGGAAAATAGGAAAAAAGAAGATACAATTTATTTGTATAATTTAGCAGAAACTGGTTTCAAATACTATTCTTCACAATATGGTTTTTCTGATGATGAGTATATAATTGGTCCCTATTTTAAAGGCAAGTGGGAAGATGCAGAAAAATATTTAGGGACAAAACGATTTTGGATTTTCTTTACACATATTTCACCATATCATCCGCATGCAAAAGAATTTTACTTGTCATTTTTAAGGGAAAATGGAAAGGAGCTAAAATCTTTCACTGCTGATGGAGCATCCGTTTACTTGTATGATTTAAGTCAAAAAAAATAATTTAATAATAAAATAATGCGTTTATTTGGTCAATAAATGAGAAATATTTTTTTAAAATTCAATCTTGTTAGAGGTTAAATGAAACCCGATCAATTAATTCTTAATACAAAATTTACAATTGTAATGCCTTGTTATAATGAAGAAAAAACACTGGAAAAAAGTGTTGGCAGAGTTAGAGATATATCAGATGAAAATTTAAAACTGGAAATAATTATTGTTGATGATTGTTCAAAAGACAACAGTTTTAATATTGCCAAAGGTCTGGCGACTAAATATTCCGATGTAAAAGTTTACAAACATGAAAAAAATCAAGGAAAAGGAGCTGCTCTTAGAACTGGTTTTCAATATGCCACTGGAGATTTTGTTGCAGTTCAAGATGCCGATCTTGAATATGATCCAATGGAATTAAGAAAATTATTAGTTCCGTTAATAAATGGAGATGCCGATGTTGTTTTAGGTTCAAGATTTCTATCTGGCGGAGCACATAGAGTTTTATATTATTGGCATTCACTAGGAAATAAATTTTTAACAATGATGTCAAATATGTTTTCTGATTTGAATTTAACAGATATGGAAACATGTTATAAAGTATTTAAACGTGAAGTTATTCAGAGCATTAAAATTGAAGAAAATAGATTTGGTTTTGAACCAGAAATTGTTGCAAAAATTGCTCAAAGACGTTTAAGAATTTTTGAAATGGGGATATCTTATTACGGCAGAACTTATGAAGAAGGTAAAAAAATTGGCGCAAAAGATGGATTTAGAGCATTATACTGTATCTTTAGATATAATGCAAATAAAGCCCCTGTCCCTATACAGTTTTTATTTTATTTACTAATAGGAGGAACAGCTGCATTAGTAAATTTATTTGTTTTTTTGGCGTTATTTAACTCTAATTTTTTAGTTGAACTTTCTGCACCAATAGCATTTGTAATAGCTGCAATTGTTAATTATTACTTAAGTATAAAATTACTTTTTAGACACAAAGCTAAATGGAATGCACCAATTGAATTATTCATGTATTCATTATTGGTTATAGTTGCCGGATTATTTGATTTATATTTAACTAAATTTTTACTGAATTTAAGTTTTACTCCCGGTAGTGCAAAATTAATTGCAACCGGAATTGGATTTATTTTAAACTTTTTAGGTAGAAAATATCTTGTATTTCCTGAAAAACCAAGTGGACCTTGGAAACCACAGCAAATGGGGGCATAAACGTGTTATACATCACAAAAGAGACAAGACTATTATTTAATATTTCTATTTTTTATACGGTATGAAAAAAATAAAATACATAATACTTATTGTTTTTATTTTGCTATTAGATAGTAATTTTAACACAAAATCAGCAGTGAATATTAAAAAAAATGCGAATTTTGAATTATATTCTATAAAAGCAATTTATTACAATGATGCAGAATCCAACAATTTAGAACCAAATTACAATTTATATTCTACACCAACTTCAAATAATAATTTAACCTTTGAAAATTCTCTCATTAAACGGACATTATCTTATTATAAGATATTCTTTAAGGACATCAGAAATAAAAAACTCTTAATGTTCTCCCAATTTTTATAAGCAATTGTAAAATCTTTTGTAAAATAATTAACTCATTTTAATAAACATATAACTTATAACTTATAACTTATAACTTATAACTTATAACTTATAAAAGGTACACTATGAAAAACTTTTTTAAAAATATTTTAGTCCTAATTTTTGTTTTAATTCTGGGGACATTAACTTTTGGGCAAACGCAACGCGTTACAGATGGTTTGCAAGTTCTTTATGATTTTTCTGAAACTTCTGGAACAACTGTGAATGATAGATCAAATGTTGGAACACCCTTAAATTTAACAATTACAAATGGTAGTCTTGTAACTTGGAATAATCCGGGTTTAAAAATTAATGGTGATATAAATATTAAATCATCTGTAGCAGCTACAAAAATAATTAGCGCTTGTAAAGCTACAAACGAAGTAACTTATGAAGCGTGGTTTATGCCGCAAGATACATCACGAGATGTTGTTTCAAGAATGTTAACTTTAACAAATAATAATATTCATACAACAAACCTCAAATTTTGGCAACTTAACGATGATTATGGATTTCACTGCCGGACTTCAACATCACCAGAAAATGGAGCAGAATGGAAAATTTTTGATTTTGATGTGAAATTAACCCACTTTGTATTTACTCATAGTGCCGATGGTGTAATAAAACTTTACATGGACAATGAAATTGTTGCACAGGATACTGTTACTGGTGATTTTTCAACTTGGGATGATTCTTATTTTTTATTTATTGGCAGTGATTATGGAACTTTTAGATATTGGTTAGGTACTTTTTACTTAAATGCTATTTATAGTAAAGCATTAACAGATGAAGAAGTTGAACAAAATTATCTTGCAGGAATTCAAGAATTCGATTATCAAAATATAACTATAAATGATATAACAAGTAGTAATCTAATAGGTGATGCTTACAATGCAGGGAAATATGGTGGGCATGGAATTATGTTTGGTGATGCAGATAATGATGGTGATGGGGATATGTACATTACTATGAATAATAGTGCGGCAATGGCAGATTTATTTTTTGAGAACGATGGTAATGGAGTCTTTACTGAAAAAGGTGTAGAAAGAGGAATTGATAATTATGATACTAAAGGAAGTCACGGTTGGGTTTGGGCGGATTTAGACAATGACGGTGATTATGATGGGTGGAATGGATCCTATACTAAAAATATTCCGTATATGAATAAGAATGATCAACCCGGTTATTTTGTAGATAAGTTTAGTACAAGCGGAATTGAAGATATAAATATGTCAACAAGAGGTGTTGCGGCTTTTGATTTTGATAATGATGGAGATTTAGATTTATTTGGCAACAGTTGGTACGCTACTAGTGAGGAGAATGAATTTTATCAAAATAATGGTGATTTTACATTTACAAGAATTGATAATGGTTTAAGAGCTCCAAGAGGAGACCAAGGAGTATGTGATGGAGATATAGATAATGACGGTGATATTGATCTCATACTATCAGTTTATCAAGTCAATTTAGACGGTAGATGTGTTGAAATTATGGAAAATGTTGATGGTCAATTTGTAAAATTAGAAAATAGCGGAGTAGATCTATGCAGTGCAAGTTATGATGGAACAACATTGTGGGATATGAATAATGATGGATGGTTAGATATTATAAGTAAAGAGAAAATATTTAAGAATAACGGAGATAAAACATTTAGTGAAGTATCAAATATAGCAATGGGATCAACATATATATATATGAGAGGCATTGCCGACATTAATAATGATGGATTTTGGGATTTAGTTGTCCCTGGTGTCGGTACATTATTCATAAATAAAGGTGATATGACTTTTCAAGAGATTAATTATAATGTTGGGACGATAAATGACCCAAGATGTGTGTCATTTTCAGATATAGATAATGATGGAGACGTTGATTTTGCTTTAGGACAAAAACGAATATATAATAGATTATATAGAAATGACTATAAAGGAACAAATAAATATTTAAAAGTGAAATTGAAAACAGATGATGGACAAGTTGGAGCATTTGGTGCAAAAGTATACTTGTTTTCAACTACCGGAGATACATTATTAAGTTATCGCCAAGCTCATAGTAGTCAAGGATACTTATCTCAAGACGATCCTGTACTTCATTTTGGATGTGGACAGAGAGATCAAGTGAGGTTAGTTGTTAACTTCTTAAATGGTCATTCAATAGAATCTGTTGTAAATACAAATAATACAATTAATATTAATGATTTTTATCCTGACATTACAGCACCTGATTCTCCACAATTAATTTCATCAAATATCATCAATAATGGAATTAGAATATATTGGAAAAAAAATAATGAGTCTGATTTAAATTACTACAATATTTACCGTTCAGAAGATTCAACCTTTACACAAGATTCATCTGGCACATTTTTATTTTCTACAGTTGATACTTCTTATGTAGATCTGACAGCAGATTATGGTGTTAAATACTATTATGGAGTTTCAGCAACCGATTCAACGGGAAATGAAAGTGAAATAAGTAATATTTTAAATAATACGATAATAGATATAACATCCCCTGCAATTCCAAGTGGATTATCTGCTGAAAAATCAGAAAACAAAATTGACTTAATCTGGAATAAAAATTTAGAAGCTGATATTCAATATTATGCAATATATAGATCTTTTGAAAATAATTTCAATCCAGATACAATTAGT is a window from the Ignavibacteriota bacterium genome containing:
- a CDS encoding T9SS type A sorting domain-containing protein — protein: MSLFLILTYSHAQNIKLISPNGKEILSQNSRYSITWNSNDVKTISLYYTSDDENWVKIDQGISSDLRSYSWKVPQINKPIKIKIFSEENKEIFDVSDKFVFINNNLSSNIFSFQKKTIDPVRILPLGNSITFDNRKDDTRVVEDKIGYRFPLFNLLQNKGYSFEFIGSEHAGFNFFSNDENAGFPGIRSSELANLLITGRRYQPFYSIDQQITSGPYLETYNPNIILIHSGTNNNDNPVDGTIPEYMEQILDEIDRYEQDNNVEVIVILAKIIDRVPNQNYVNTLNNNVEEMALDRVNNPLNDAYPDKIIIVDMENGANIDYAIDTMGTIGNGIYGDMNDALHPNDKGYQKMANVWFEAIDSILDSPILINKHPISLSVIENNTVEFLISASSSLPLTYQWKKNGLDLVGENDSVLTIENVGVELNESEFICQLSTWGKTLESNSAFLNVTAKDLRVSSNLQVLYSFSESSGKIIHDNLEVTNPLDLSINSTSNYEWFYNSLKISNSSHIQSIDKPSKLFNSIISTNELTVELWIKPQSAIQNGPARIITYSPSRFERNFGLLQNGDRYEFRLRTTATDNNGIPSIITDAGKVTENLTHIVYTLSSEDTAKLYLNGVLEKTMHLNGTFDNWDANYSFGIANEFNDDKPWFGTYYLTAIYDRSLTNDEILHNYSIGVSNFTDMEPPQNLNIQLTDENEIELTWEDTSLDELGFVILRKDYNQLSFELIDSISSNSSTYIDNTAVEGIKYEYCIVSYNSFGISESSNIVNIYKPLPNPINLSGTNNLNGQVELTWEDKSSSEIGFIIETKPAIQDSIYKIIGTVNANEVIFTDTTNKFYSPYVYRVYAFTTDTNSLFSNEFIINVVDIKDENLYENNEFELYQNYPNPFNPTTNIVYSISEDSKVSLTIYNVLGQELKKLVDQVQSTGKYQIIFDAKDLPTGIYYYLITATSISTGKVFDNCKKLTFIK
- a CDS encoding T9SS type A sorting domain-containing protein, with the translated sequence MKKVSVFLLFLMLVFASNTIFSQIPVVSSPDNQQVLEGEVATFSVTLIGGLQPVTYQWQATFDQNASNFANIPGAMSSSYSTSPTTLSMDGGWYRCAVTNDSGTTYSNYAVLSVEPIVSPTITSHPSNQNINIGEAATFSVSATGTLPLQYQWYANSILIPGATLSTYTTDIINDIEFDGTTIYCIVTNIGGSKQSNAATLNVSYENARITDGLQVLYNFKEGSGDIVYDESGVGTPLNLTISNPTKVIWTNKGLNVYTENRIKSTSVASKIINSCVTSNEMTFEAWFIPTDMVQRSVYARIMTMTNTSKSTSNIKLDQLGTNYNFHVRTVSTGLNGDEFTNINNAQKLIHYVATKNAAGNVRIYLNGTKVVDELLSGNFSNWDPGYYLYLGSDAENNVFWQGTFYLTAIYSRSLSESEINQNYFFGVESDIFPLITAQPTDVLLKPTGQTATFSVTAIGNAPISYQWYRNNGLISGATSSTYTTPILTLGYNNNTYKCIISSPDGSIESNSALLTITEPDVRITQDIIAQYTFTEGSGSIINDVSGVGEPIDLVINTPEAINWIQNGLEINSEANIFSTSAASKIYEMCTSTNQLTIETWIKPANKTQNYPSRIVTYSQDGLARNVSLSQEADQYSGRLRTSVTTTNASPYVVSLNSPVEEKPQHVVYVFREDGVAIIFVNGVEKVRKTIGGDFSTWTDSYRLGIANEVIDSRPWLGTFNYLAIFNRRLTSEEVLHNYEIGPYGVEVGVNAPSDLVSSANEVGKISLSWTDNATNEDSYIIERSEVVPQVWSDIDTLSSNTVNFIDSNILEGRNYTYRVKVTNSFLDIDTIYSNETTVISLIKNPAGLVGKADQLGQINLSWTDNSNGENGFNIERTLGEVEPFVYTVVGSVGPNITTYDDFGIEEGVIYAYRINAFTEFISSNNSNVMSLRSKASFINAPTDLAIELDPIYGQPVLNWTDNAFNENGFIIERRLVTIGSIFSVIDSVGADITTYTDLTVTDSTSYIYRVFAFNDEYISDKSSEIYIDVLVGVEEENIPNEFGLLQNYPNPFNPSTTFAFNLPKESNVILTIYNLIGQKIQVVTENNYSAGRHEILFDASNLTSGIYLYSIKAISNTGEKFIQTKKFILLK
- a CDS encoding glycosyltransferase family 39 protein — its product is MIFLGVVFRLSQFLFNRSLWPDESSLALNIVERNYLEFLKPLDYHQGAPFGFLIIVKFFINTFGNTDLILRLFPFITSIVGLLLFYKVAKYNLTSRATIIALGLFTFSDPLIYYASEIKQYSNDVTAMLLILLAAYKVIENNKLGNYIVFAFTGAILLWFSHPTMFMLAGTGIALGIFYLVNGEKKSLKTLVFTIGFWLLSFAFFYLVSLKYLAHDTYMEGFWQLSFFPRNPFSNKIDFISWYLERPFKIFEHPVGLYFTGLGVITFILGSLEFYKTRKLKFFVIILPLIVTIAVSFMRKYPFNHRLILFLVPIFLMMIANGVSLLFNKKYISSKKFGILVLILLFLHPVTNSFRKLNTPRTRDEIKLAIEFIKENRKKEDTIYLYNLAETGFKYYSSQYGFSDDEYIIGPYFKGKWEDAEKYLGTKRFWIFFTHISPYHPHAKEFYLSFLRENGKELKSFTADGASVYLYDLSQKK